The following coding sequences are from one Pseudomonas mendocina window:
- a CDS encoding CoA transferase subunit A, with amino-acid sequence MADIITLRDAISRHVHDGDCVALEGFTHLIPTAAAHEIIRQGKKDLHLVRMTPDLVYDLLIGAGCARKLTFSWGGNPGVGSLHRLRDAVEKHWPHKLEISEHSHAAMANAYVSGASNLPFAVLRGYQGSDLVKVNPDIKFIECPFTGEKLAAIPSVRPDVTVIHAQKADRKGNVLIQGILGVQKEAALAAKRCIVTVEEIVDDLQAPMNACVLPTWAISAVCVVPGGAHPSYAHGYYERDNRFYQDWDPIARNRDTFTAWIDEYIRGTEDFAQYQAKVNGEAK; translated from the coding sequence ATGGCCGACATCATTACGCTGCGCGACGCCATTTCGCGCCATGTCCACGACGGCGATTGCGTCGCCCTCGAAGGCTTCACCCACCTGATTCCCACTGCCGCTGCTCATGAGATCATCCGCCAGGGCAAGAAAGACCTGCATCTGGTGCGCATGACCCCGGATCTGGTCTATGACCTGCTGATCGGCGCCGGTTGCGCGCGCAAGCTGACCTTCTCCTGGGGCGGCAACCCCGGCGTCGGTTCGCTGCACCGCCTGCGCGACGCGGTCGAGAAGCACTGGCCGCACAAGCTGGAAATCAGCGAGCACAGCCACGCCGCCATGGCCAACGCTTACGTCTCCGGTGCCTCCAACCTGCCGTTCGCCGTGCTGCGTGGCTACCAGGGTTCCGACCTGGTCAAGGTCAACCCGGACATCAAGTTCATCGAATGCCCGTTCACCGGCGAGAAGCTGGCGGCGATCCCCAGCGTGCGCCCGGACGTCACCGTGATCCACGCGCAGAAGGCCGACCGCAAGGGCAACGTGCTGATCCAGGGCATCCTCGGCGTGCAGAAGGAAGCCGCCCTGGCCGCCAAGCGCTGCATCGTCACCGTCGAGGAAATCGTCGACGACCTGCAGGCGCCGATGAACGCCTGCGTCCTGCCGACCTGGGCCATCAGCGCGGTCTGCGTGGTGCCCGGTGGCGCCCATCCGTCCTATGCCCATGGCTACTACGAGCGTGACAACCGCTTCTACCAGGACTGGGATCCGATCGCCCGCAACCGCGACACCTTCACCGCCTGGATCGACGAGTACATCCGCGGCACCGAGGATTTTGCGCAGTACCAGGCGAAAGTGAATGGGGAGGCCAAGTGA